In Candidatus Zixiibacteriota bacterium, the sequence AGAGGAAAAATTCTGATTGAGTTTTACTCGGATGAGGACCTGAACAGGATTTTGGAATTGCTGAAGATAACTCTATAAAAATTCATAAGCCACTTTAGTGGCGTAAAAAACCCGACTAAAGTCGGTTAGAACATTTACTCTTGATGATAGTTTATAACTTATAGAATGAAAAAAATACATTCCATAAACTTCTCAGTTTCTCCGGATCAAGGCAAAGGTTTGAGTCTTCGACTTTCTTTTAACCTGGTTGTCATTTTCACGGGGATTTTTTTTCTTCTACTGGCTTTTTTTGTTTTCCTTATCTTCTCTTATGGCAAGCTCAATTCCCAGATAGTCCTGAATCAAGCTCTTTCCAGGGAGAACAAGGGTCTGAAGGAGTACAACTCCAAAGTAAAAGAATTAGAACAGGAACTAAAAGAATACCGCTTGTTTGCTTACCAGGTTGCCAAGATAGCCGGAGTAAAGTTTCCTGCAGGTGAGGATACAAGCAATAATCTGAAAAATAAAACGTTATTGCTGTCAACGACCAAGCTACAAAATTCAGATTTTAAAAGTCAAAAAATTCCTATCTTTTCCACTATTCCTACAGGCCTGCCTCTTCAGGATAAAATAATCAAGAGTTTTTCACCAGATGCTGGAACCAAGAAAAAAGAACATTCGGGTATTGACATCTCAGCCAGGATCGGAACCGAGGTTCGAGCTACAGCAGATGGGGTAATAGACTCTATTGGGCAGGATAAAAAATATGGTAACTTAGTGATAGTCAATCATGAAAATGGATATAAAACCTACTACAGCAGTTGTTCGGAGATTTATGTCAAGAAAGGCGAAAGAGTTAAAAGGGATGATGTAATAGCTCTTTCAGGCAGAACCGGAAGGCCTTCTCCACATCTTCATTATGAAATCAGAAAAGATGGTGTGCCGGTGGATCCGGGCGAATTTATACAATCTGATTCTGGAGGTTATGGAGTACATCGGTAGAGTGCTTAGTTCCCCTTCCTTGATGGGAGGGGATAAAGGGGAGGGTGAGTTCATTTCTATTTCCCTCTCCCTAACCCTCTCCCATAAAGGGAGAGGGGATTTATCTTCACGGTAAATGCACTCCATATATAGTAGGAATTTTTTTCAAAGTGTGGATAAAAAGAAGAGATATGTGGATAAGGTGTTAACTTATGATGACTCAACTGATTACTATGATAGAATGCGGGCTTAGGGTAGATATTTATCCACATCTGCTCAGTTAAGTTTTGAGAAGTTTTGAAGTTAAATTGAAGAGTAGAATAAACAGTTTAAATCTCCTTTGAAACTTTAAGGCCGATAAAAGCCTTACTGTTCGTAGAAGGGTTTTATGTCCGAGTTTGGATCCATAGGACTTGAAAATCGGATCGCAGTTTTTGGTGGGGTTTTTCTTGGGTTGGGTTTAGTTTTGCTTTTCATTCTTTTCTTCTGGGTACTTAAGAGATCTCGCTTTGCCCAGGACAAAGAAGAAAAAGGTTATGGAGGTTTGATAAGGTTTCTGATCTTCGCCATCTCGATCTTGCTCATAAGTCTCGCCTGGTTATTTTTTCAGATGCAAAACTATTTACGGCCTTTCCAAGTTCTATTACCAGAAAAACTCGTTGGTGAATTAACAATAGAACCCATAAAAGATTCTTCAAATAATTTATTTTTCAACGCTACAGGTAAAAAAGGTGAAATTTATAAAGAGACCTTTGAAGTCTCAAAGGATAACAGATTCGAGCTTGAAGCAGAGATTCTGATCTGGCAGAAATGGCTGAAATTCTTCGGTTTCGTCGACGGATACAAGCTTACTCTCCTGGGAGTTTTCTCTTCTGATACCTCAAACTCTAATATAAAGACCTTCGAGCTTTCCGGAGGACCAACCGAGGGGTGGAGCAAAATCTCCAGTTTAAAAAAGTTTCTTCCTTTGGTCAAACCCGAAAAGATAAAATCGGATATCTTCATTTCGAATCCTGGGGAGACAAAGAAAGTTTACATAAAAGAGAAAAAATTAGTGGTGGAATAGAAAATATGTTCTCGCTGGTTGTTGGTCTCCTGACCAACAACCTCTTCTTCGTTGGTGAGGACACCAACAAAGAGCGATTTAGTGGTGGAGTAAAAAATATATTCACAGCTGATTAAACGGATTAAGCAGATTATTATAACGGATTTGTCAGCCTTAAGGTCAAATTCGATTGTGAGGAGGTTTTTAAGACTTATGTAGTGCGAACCTTTCAGGTTCGCCTTATTAAATAAGCGAGGCTGAAAGCCTCGCACTACGATTTCGTTCGAAAGACAATTCTCCGCCTTAGGTGAATTGCACAAAAGAATTAGTCGTGATCATATATCTACTCATATTAATCCTGATAACCCTTCTCTTATTTTTCCGTGATTTTCTTTACTCTTTGCTCTCTTTTATCTCTCTCCGCTTAGAAGGCAGGGAGCCGGACTTTCAGGTTCTAAATTCTCTGAGAGATGATTTAATCCACGAGAGGAAAAAGAAGATCGCCTCTTTAGAGATGATACTTTCCACCTGGGAGAAAGGGGAAAGCATCTCCACACATCTTGATTATTTTAGGGATTTAATCAGTCAGCTCAAGATAATTTTAAAAGACCAGAGGGAGAATCTTTTAATGATCTCCTCAGACCCCTTTTTGTGGGTCAGGTTAAAAAGTCAGGTGATGAAAATTGAGAGGGGTTTACAAAAGATCGAAAAAGACAAACAAAAGATTAAGGAGATCAAAAAGAGGCTAAGTATCTTTTCAGATGAGATAGAAGAGATACTGGAAGATGGTACACAGAAGTTCACTTTCAGCTTGAATGAGGTGATAAGGGAATCAGTGAAGATCGTCAGGACAGAAAAGGACAGAGTTCTGAAAGAAAAAGAGATAAAAATAGAAGAGAGGTATGAGGATATAGGGGAGAGGTTCAGGTTGCCATACAAAAACTACCGGGATTGGCAAAAGCTGATTGCGAATTTAATCCGGAATGGGGTAGAAGCAGTAGAGCAAAAGCCCAAGGCTAACAGTCCCTCTCCCCTCGCTACTGGCTACTCGCTACTTGCTAAAGTAGTGAGGATTGAGGTTCGAGGAGTGAGGGAGGATGTAACAGTCGTGGTAGAGGATAATGGGATTGGGATGGATGAGAAAACCAAGGAGACTTTCTATAAAAGGGGATTTACTCAAGGAAAAGAAACAGGTTTGGGCTTGGGAATAACAGAGGAGACGATTGAGTTTGTAAATAAATATGGCTCCTGGAATATTGAGAGTAAAATAAATGAAGGGACAAGGATTGAGATAAAGATAGAAAAAGAGAAGGCAAGAAAGCAGGATTTGAGAGTTGAGGATAGGTCTGCCTTAGTGATAAAACTGAAAAGTAGGAGGGTGATGT encodes:
- a CDS encoding M23 family metallopeptidase, producing MKKIHSINFSVSPDQGKGLSLRLSFNLVVIFTGIFFLLLAFFVFLIFSYGKLNSQIVLNQALSRENKGLKEYNSKVKELEQELKEYRLFAYQVAKIAGVKFPAGEDTSNNLKNKTLLLSTTKLQNSDFKSQKIPIFSTIPTGLPLQDKIIKSFSPDAGTKKKEHSGIDISARIGTEVRATADGVIDSIGQDKKYGNLVIVNHENGYKTYYSSCSEIYVKKGERVKRDDVIALSGRTGRPSPHLHYEIRKDGVPVDPGEFIQSDSGGYGVHR
- a CDS encoding ATP-binding protein, translated to MNCTKELVVIIYLLILILITLLLFFRDFLYSLLSFISLRLEGREPDFQVLNSLRDDLIHERKKKIASLEMILSTWEKGESISTHLDYFRDLISQLKIILKDQRENLLMISSDPFLWVRLKSQVMKIERGLQKIEKDKQKIKEIKKRLSIFSDEIEEILEDGTQKFTFSLNEVIRESVKIVRTEKDRVLKEKEIKIEERYEDIGERFRLPYKNYRDWQKLIANLIRNGVEAVEQKPKANSPSPLATGYSLLAKVVRIEVRGVREDVTVVVEDNGIGMDEKTKETFYKRGFTQGKETGLGLGITEETIEFVNKYGSWNIESKINEGTRIEIKIEKEKARKQDLRVEDRSALVIKLKSRRVMFALAGVLVVAICLGLYFQFNKYARFWEDWNPAIAEARGNMLIVKNKSNRVLWDTLLPGIVLDTSHVNLSDLNGDGKAEVLVLINYTEISTGKLVCFNYRKEKLWEFSCGEYGVYETGKELNSRYFSPTFMKVEDINGDGGKEIIVNSKHNPWFPDQLVILDRNGIKKAEYWHPGAINCLYCTDFDGDGKKEIILGGTNNRMGWCAIVSVLASDRVSGQAMPYTARKEIEKAKEKWYVIFPNIKKRLPDQSHWESYITGVDDIGIYSKDDKIIANLGDGRAYHLSLDFGFNYVYPAPGYFERWAQVNAFPYKLTAEDSANWKNIEVWREGVRIR